In Paralichthys olivaceus isolate ysfri-2021 chromosome 13, ASM2471397v2, whole genome shotgun sequence, the following are encoded in one genomic region:
- the smg5 gene encoding nonsense-mediated mRNA decay factor SMG5, producing the protein MSGPGQDSEPEAKVLLIKRLYRAVVESVHKLDVIIGSKASYREVFKPENISLRNKLRELCVKLMFLHPVDYGRKAEELLWRKVYYEVIQVIKTNKKHIHSRSALECAYRTHLIAGVGFYQHLLLYIQSHYQLELQECIDWTHVTDPLIGRKKPVSATPKEMEWAQMACHRCLVYLGDLARYQNELAGVEAEQLAERFYHQALSVMPHVGMPFNQLGTLAGSKFYNVEATYYYLRCIQSESPFEGAYGNLKRLFDKAAKMYHQVKKQEMKKLSPSRQRSKDIKCLLVSFMYLQSLLQPKNSLMETELTSLCQSVLEDFNLVLFYLPPPPHGGAHHSLSEEEEEQQQHSDSSCPVLSDTLVFKMVVTCLMVVHSLKRGGSKQYSASIAFTLALFSHLVNHVNIRLQAELEEAESQVPPLHTDVADEPEKDLSAPPTDHSEEKPLQNGSLEKEDDDEEEAAKDADGCERVGAKKESSVEEQRKSEEDKQRQKKKYTRLSRLRRRRCARKDGRGEDESDLSEGFESEDEEEDEEEKSGCADSTGATVTGTTPLNSSTVRKETKKDPLVEEGSWGSGSEEEEEEEGGTAFDVETDSDMNSQESRSDLEDIEDAENTDNSEGQVREHQDEEEDEEQPKEEGGDRDGDTPPTTNGPLMPSDSSISSNLQAMSSQLFQSKRCFRLAPTFSNMLLRPQASSSSGVPTPTDASAPPSQETPPPPSGDSPCDINPGTANGTNEHDLDSDSEGSQHSTPSLHSEKTLLEKLEILTNQGLIQVVKVFIDWLRTNTDIILMCAQSSQSLWNRLSVLLNLLPDGSKMLEAELGLDAEVTQLLNECEQPGLVQSLLLPEDLALRHLPALSVAHRRLDFTHRNPSLSPLQECVVRVCCIRSFGHFLTNLQGNVLHFNPEAGIFTSISQSEQDNLVQQAKAQFRMAEEEARRNRLMRDMAQLRLQLEVSQLEGSLQQPKAQSSMSPYLVPDAAALCHHLNLIRHLAGSGCFIIIIPRTVIDGLDRLKKENPGARDGIRFLESEFRKGNRYIRCQKESGRSFERDKLKRQDMEAWHLYKMVDSCRQLTVSQNNGDEDTAGMVTVLTGHQVEELCTRSAAMKSAMQAASSAGMELKNIVEFYRQWKEIG; encoded by the exons ATGAGTGGACCGGGACAGGACAGCGAGCCAGAGGCGAAGGTCCTTCTCATCAAGCGGCTCTACAG GGCTGTGGTGGAGTCTGTGCACAAGCTGGATGTCATCATCGGCAGCAAGGCATCCTACAGAGAGGTCTTCAAGCCGGAGAACATCAGCCTTCGCAACAA GCTGAGGGAGCTTTGTGTAAAACTGATGTTTCTCCACCCTGTTGACTACGGCCGTAAGGCCGAGGAGTTGCTCTGGAGGAAGGTTTACTACGAGGTCATCCAGGTCATCAAGACCAACAAGAAG CACATCCATAGTCGCAGCGCTTTGGAGTGTGCCTACCGTACGCACCTGATCGCCGGTGTGGGTTTCTACCAGCACTTGCTGCTCTACATCCAGTCACATTAccagctggagctgcaggagtGCATCGACTGGACCCACGTCACAGATCCACTCATCG GTCGAAAGAAACCAGTGTCGGCCACCCCCAAGGAGATGGAATGGGCACAGATGGCCTGTCATCGCTGTCTGGTCTACCTCGGAGATTTAG CCCGTTACCAGAATGAGCTTGCTGGAGTGGAGGCCGAGCAGCTGGCAGAGAGGTTTTACCATCAGGCCCTGTCTGTCATGCCACATGTGG GAATGCCTTTTAATCAACTGGGAACACTGGCAGGGAGCAAGTTCTACAACGTTGAAGCGACCTACTACTACCTACGCTG CATCCAATCAGAATCCCCCTTCGAGGGCGCCTATGGCAACCTGAAGCGCTTGTTCGACAAAGCTGCAAAGATGTACCATCAGGTGAAGAAGCAGGAAATGAAGAAGCTGTCTCCATCTCGGCAGAG atCTAAGGACATTAAGTGTCTCCTGGTGAGCTTCATGtatctccagagcctcctgcaGCCCAAGAACAG TCTGATGGAGACGGAGCTGACGTCGCTCTGCCAGTCGGTGCTAGAGGACTTCAACCTGGTGCTGTTCTACCTGCCGCCTCCACCACATGGTGGCGCTCACCACTCCCtcagcgaggaagaggaggagcagcagcagcactccgACAGCTCCTGCCCCGTGCTGTCTGACACCCTCGTCTTCAAGATGGTGGTCACTTGTCTGATGGTGGTTCACAGCCTGAAGAGGGGAG GATCGAAGCAGTACAGTGCATCCATAGCTTTTACTCTGGCCCTGTTCTCCCACCTGGTGAACCACGTGAACATCCGGCTGCAGGCTGAACTGGAGGAAGCGGAGAGCCAGGTGCCTCCACTTCACACTGACGTCGCAG ATGAACCGGAAAAGGATTTGTCAGCTCCACCGACAGATCACTCTGAGGAGAAGCCTCTGCAGAATGGTTCTCTGGAGAAAGAAGATGATGACGAGGAGGAGGCGGCGAAAGATGCAGATGGCTGTGAGAGGGTCGGTGCCAAAAAGGAAAGCAGCGTGGAGGAACAACGCAAGTCagaagaggacaaacagaggcagaagaagaagtaCACCCGTCTGTCTCGactccgccgccgccgctgtgCCCGCAAGGATGGCAGAGGGGAGGATGAAAGCGACTTAAGCGAAGGCTTTGAGAgcgaagatgaagaagaggatgaagaagagaagagtggATGTGCCGATTCAACAGGTGCCACTGTGACAGGAACCACTCCCCTCAATTCTTCAACTGTCAGGAAGGAGACCAAGAAAGACCCCCTGGTTGAGGAAGGCAGCTGGGGCAGcggctcagaggaggaggaggaggaggaaggaggaacgGCGTTTGATGTAGAGACGGACTCAGACATGAACAGCCAGGAGTCTCGATCTGATTTGGAAGACATTGAAGACGCGGAGAACACAGACAACTCAGAGGGTCAGGTCCGGGAGCACCAGGACgaagaggaagacgaagagCAACCCAAGGAAGAAGGAGGCGACAGGGACGGCGATACTCCTCCCACCACCAACGGGCCCCTCATGCCCAGTGACTCCAGCATCAGCAGTAACCTCCAGGCCATGTCCTCGCAACTGTTCCAGTCCAAGCGCTGCTTCCGACTGGCACCGACCTTCAGTAACATGTTGTTGAGGCCTCAAGCTTCATCCTCCTCGGGTGTTCCCACCCCCACAGACGCTTCTGCTCCCCCGTCCCAagagactcctcctcctccttctggaGATTCCCCCTGTGACATAAACCCTGGTACTGCCAACGGAACCAATGAACACG ACTTGGACTCTGATTCAGAAGGTAGCCAGCACAGCACTCCGTCACTGCATAGCGAGAAAACTCTCTTGGAGAAGCTGGAGATCTTGACCAATCAGGGTTTGATCCAAGTGGTGAAAGTGTTCATTGACTGGCTGAGGACCAACACTGACATTATCCTCATGTGTGCACAG AGTTCTCAAAGTCTGTGGAACCGACTGTCTGTGCTGCTCAACCTGCTCCCAGATGGCAGCAAGATGCTGGAGGCTG AGCTCGGTCTGGATGCAGAGGTGACACAGCTGTTAAATGAGTGTGAGCAGCCCGGTTTGGTCCAGAGTCTGCTGCTGCCTGAGGATTTGGCTCTGCGACACCTGCCTGCTCTCAGCGTCGCTCACCGTCGCCTCGACTTCACTCACCGCAACCCCTCCCTCAGCCCCCTACAGgag TGTGTGGTGCGAGTGTGTTGCATTCGTAGTTTTGGCCACTTCCTGACAAATCTCCAGGGCAACGTGCTGCACTTCAACCCGGAGGCGGGCATCTTCACCAGCATCAGCCAGTCCGAGCAGGACAATCTGGTGCAACAGGCCAAGGCCCAGTTCCGAATG gctgaggaggaggctcGTCGGAATCGCTTAATGAGGGACATGGCTCAGCTTCGACTACAG TTGGAGGTGTCGCAGCTAGAGGGCAGCCTCCAGCAGCCCAAGGCCCAGTCGTCCATGTCTCCGTACCTGGTGCCAGACGCAGCTGCTCTCTGCCACCATCTGAACCTCATCCGACACCTGGCCGGCAGCGGCTGCTTCATTATCATCATCCCGCGGACAG TGATCGACGGACTCGACAGACTGAAGAAGGAAAACCCTGGTGCGAGGGACGGGATCCGCTTCCTGGAGTCTGAGTTCCGCAAAGGCAACAG gtACATACGCTGCCAGAAGGAGTCTGGTCGAAGTTTTGAAAGAGACAAACTGAAGCGACAGGACATGGAGGCCTG GCATCTGTACAAGATGGTGGACAGCTGTCGCCAGTTAACCGTCTCCCAGAACAACGGAGATGAAGACACAGCCGGCATGGTGACCGTTCTTACCGGCCATCAGGTGGAAGAGCTTTGCACTCGGTCAGCAGCTATGAAG TCGGCGATGCAGGCGGCGAGCTCGGCGGGCATGGAGCTGAAGAACATCGTGGAGTTCTACCGACAGTGGAAGGAGATCGGCTGA